From a region of the Panicum virgatum strain AP13 chromosome 2K, P.virgatum_v5, whole genome shotgun sequence genome:
- the LOC120690341 gene encoding cysteine-rich receptor-like protein kinase 6 isoform X1 — MIVHPRLPPYLAAAAALFLASALAPPAAGDPFGQVCGASGNYTLNDTYQANIQRLAATLPKNASQALFAKASLGVVPDVVYALALCRGDVNASACASCVATAFSDAQQLCAYNRDATVFYDPCLLRYSNQNFLDSINSGGNVLFVLMPSRNVTTSGIQYVAVTSVLDTGDPILILLNTQNVTSPFRVFDAAVAVLVNATARYAAADASRRFGTAVEAFQTFDSQNPRIYGLAQCTPDMTAADCRTCLAGMTQMGPQYFSGKQGGRILGLRCNYRYEQYPFFSGGPLLQLPEPPVGAPAPVNATPTPATTTRGRGNRTARVLAIILLIVIMMLGTVVVFYRLWRRRKKPAGKLLLIVNPEDIRSIDSLMIDLPTLRATTENFDEGKKLGEGGFGAVYKGVLPNGREIAVKRLSQSSRQGMKELKTELVLVAKLQHKNLVRLVGICLEEPEKLLVYEYMPNNSLDTFLFDPDKSNELDLDKRFMIINGIAQGLQYLHEESQLKIVHRDLKASNVLLDSDFNPKISDFGLARLFGSDQSQYVTNRVVGTYGYMAPEYAMRGHYSIKSDVFSFGVLMLEIVAGRRNGGSYGSEQHDHLLSLVWGHWTMGTVLEIMDSSLSDHPSVDQMLKCIHIGLLCVQHNPADRPMMSTVNTMLNSSTVPRQAPSRPAFCFQKSGTSQCTSRSEVSANEVTITELEAR, encoded by the exons ATGATTGTCCACCCCCGCCTGCCCCCCTACCTCGCTGCGGCTGCCGCCCTCTTCCTCGCGTCCgccctcgcgccgcccgccgccggggacCCCTTCGGCCAGGTCTGCGGCGCGAGCGGCAACTACACCCTGAACGACACCTACCAGGCCAACATCCAGCGCCTCGCCGCCACGCTGCCCAAGAACGCCTCCCAGGCGCTCTTCGCGAAGGCCAGCCTCGGCGTCGTGCCAGACGTCGTCTACGCGCTCGCGCTCTGCCGCGGCGACGTCAACGCCTCCGCGTGCGCCTCCTGCGTCGCGACGGCATTCTCGGACGCGCAGCAGCTCTGCGCCTACAACAGGGACGCCACCGTCTTCTACGACCCCTGCCTCCTCCGCTACTCCAACCAGAACTTCCTCGACTCCATCAATAGCGGCGGCAACGTATTGTTCGTACTAATGCCCTCCCGAAACGTGACCACGTCGGGCATTCAGTATGTCGCCGTCACGAGCGTCCTCGACACCGGCGACCCCATCCTCATCCTCCTCAACACGCAGAACGTCACCTCGCCCTTCAGGGTcttcgacgccgccgtggccgtgctCGTCAACGCCACCGCCCGCTACGCGGCCGCCGACGCGTCCAGGAGGTTCGGCACGGCGGTCGAGGCGTTCCAGACCTTCGACAGCCAGAACCCGAGGATATACGGCCTGGCGCAGTGCACGCCGGACATGACCGCGGCGGACTGCCGGACCTGCCTTGCGGGCATGACTCAGATGGGTCCCCAGTATTTCAGCGGGAAGCAGGGAGGCAGGATTCTCGGTCTGCGCTGCAACTACAGGTATGAGCAGTACCCCTTCTTCTCAGGCGGCCCGCTACTCCAGCTGCCGGAGCCACCCgtgggggcgccggcgccggtgaacgcgacgccgacgccggcgacgacgacaagaGGACGAG GAAACCGGACTGCTAGAGTTTTAGCTATTATACTGCTAATAGTCATCATGATGCTGGGTACTGTAGTAGTTTTCTATCGTctctggaggaggaggaagaaaccaGCAGGAAAATTATTACTGATTG TAAATCCAGAGGATATACGAAGTATTGATTCACTCATGATTGATCTACCAACTCTACGAGCCACAACAGAAAACTTCGATGAAGGCAAGAAACTCGGTGAAGGAGGGTTTGGTGCAGTTTATAAG GGGGTCCTCCCTAATGGTCGAGAAATTGCAGTTAAAAGGCTTTCACAGAGTTCTCGGCAGGGAATGAAGGAGTTGAAAACTGAGCTTGTTTTGGTTGCCAAGCTTCAACACAAGAATTTGGTCAGGCTTGTTGGCATATGCTTGGAAGAACCCGAGAAGTTACTTGTGTACGAATACATGCCCAACAATAGTCTCGACACCTTTCTTTTTG ATCCTGATAAAAGCAATGAGTTAGATTTGGATAAGAGATTCATGATAATCAATGGGATTGCTCAAGGCTTGCAGTATCTTCATGAAGAGTCTCAACTGAAGATAGTTCATCGGGACCTAAAAGCGAGCAACGTTCTGCTGGACTCTGACTTCAATCCGAAGATATCAGACTTTGGCTTAGCAAGACTATTTGGAAGTGACCAATCACAATATGTTACAAATCGTGTCGTTGGAACCTA TGGTTACATGGCACCTGAGTATGCTATGCGTGGGCATTACTCTATCAAATCAGATGTGTTTAGCTTTGGTGTTTTGATGTTAGAGATCGTCGCAGGAAGAAGGAACGGCGGCTCATATGGCTCTGAGCAACATGATCATCTCCTAAGTTTG GTGTGGGGACACTGGACCATGGGAACAGTTCTGGAGATAATGGATTCATCCTTGAGCGACCATCCTAGTGTGGACCAGATGTTGAAGTGCATCCATATAGGGCTTCTATGTGTTCAACACAACCCCGCGGATAGGCCCATGATGTCAACTGTGAATACCATGCTTAACAGCAGCACTGTGCCACGCCAAGCTCCATCCAGGCCAGCATTTTGCTTCCAAAAGAGTGGAACTTCGCAGTGCACAAGCAGGTCGGAAGTGTCAGCGAACGAAGTTACAATTACTGAACTTGAGGCAAGATAG
- the LOC120690341 gene encoding cysteine-rich receptor-like protein kinase 6 isoform X2: protein MIVHPRLPPYLAAAAALFLASALAPPAAGDPFGQVCGASGNYTLNDTYQANIQRLAATLPKNASQALFAKASLGVVPDVVYALALCRGDVNASACASCVATAFSDAQQLCAYNRDATVFYDPCLLRYSNQNFLDSINSGGNVLFVLMPSRNVTTSGIQYVAVTSVLDTGDPILILLNTQNVTSPFRVFDAAVAVLVNATARYAAADASRRFGTAVEAFQTFDSQNPRIYGLAQCTPDMTAADCRTCLAGMTQMGPQYFSGKQGGRILGLRCNYRYEQYPFFSGGPLLQLPEPPVGAPAPVNATPTPATTTRGRGNRTARVLAIILLIVIMMLGTVVVFYRLWRRRKKPAGKLLLIENFDEGKKLGEGGFGAVYKGVLPNGREIAVKRLSQSSRQGMKELKTELVLVAKLQHKNLVRLVGICLEEPEKLLVYEYMPNNSLDTFLFDPDKSNELDLDKRFMIINGIAQGLQYLHEESQLKIVHRDLKASNVLLDSDFNPKISDFGLARLFGSDQSQYVTNRVVGTYGYMAPEYAMRGHYSIKSDVFSFGVLMLEIVAGRRNGGSYGSEQHDHLLSLVWGHWTMGTVLEIMDSSLSDHPSVDQMLKCIHIGLLCVQHNPADRPMMSTVNTMLNSSTVPRQAPSRPAFCFQKSGTSQCTSRSEVSANEVTITELEAR from the exons ATGATTGTCCACCCCCGCCTGCCCCCCTACCTCGCTGCGGCTGCCGCCCTCTTCCTCGCGTCCgccctcgcgccgcccgccgccggggacCCCTTCGGCCAGGTCTGCGGCGCGAGCGGCAACTACACCCTGAACGACACCTACCAGGCCAACATCCAGCGCCTCGCCGCCACGCTGCCCAAGAACGCCTCCCAGGCGCTCTTCGCGAAGGCCAGCCTCGGCGTCGTGCCAGACGTCGTCTACGCGCTCGCGCTCTGCCGCGGCGACGTCAACGCCTCCGCGTGCGCCTCCTGCGTCGCGACGGCATTCTCGGACGCGCAGCAGCTCTGCGCCTACAACAGGGACGCCACCGTCTTCTACGACCCCTGCCTCCTCCGCTACTCCAACCAGAACTTCCTCGACTCCATCAATAGCGGCGGCAACGTATTGTTCGTACTAATGCCCTCCCGAAACGTGACCACGTCGGGCATTCAGTATGTCGCCGTCACGAGCGTCCTCGACACCGGCGACCCCATCCTCATCCTCCTCAACACGCAGAACGTCACCTCGCCCTTCAGGGTcttcgacgccgccgtggccgtgctCGTCAACGCCACCGCCCGCTACGCGGCCGCCGACGCGTCCAGGAGGTTCGGCACGGCGGTCGAGGCGTTCCAGACCTTCGACAGCCAGAACCCGAGGATATACGGCCTGGCGCAGTGCACGCCGGACATGACCGCGGCGGACTGCCGGACCTGCCTTGCGGGCATGACTCAGATGGGTCCCCAGTATTTCAGCGGGAAGCAGGGAGGCAGGATTCTCGGTCTGCGCTGCAACTACAGGTATGAGCAGTACCCCTTCTTCTCAGGCGGCCCGCTACTCCAGCTGCCGGAGCCACCCgtgggggcgccggcgccggtgaacgcgacgccgacgccggcgacgacgacaagaGGACGAG GAAACCGGACTGCTAGAGTTTTAGCTATTATACTGCTAATAGTCATCATGATGCTGGGTACTGTAGTAGTTTTCTATCGTctctggaggaggaggaagaaaccaGCAGGAAAATTATTACTGATTG AAAACTTCGATGAAGGCAAGAAACTCGGTGAAGGAGGGTTTGGTGCAGTTTATAAG GGGGTCCTCCCTAATGGTCGAGAAATTGCAGTTAAAAGGCTTTCACAGAGTTCTCGGCAGGGAATGAAGGAGTTGAAAACTGAGCTTGTTTTGGTTGCCAAGCTTCAACACAAGAATTTGGTCAGGCTTGTTGGCATATGCTTGGAAGAACCCGAGAAGTTACTTGTGTACGAATACATGCCCAACAATAGTCTCGACACCTTTCTTTTTG ATCCTGATAAAAGCAATGAGTTAGATTTGGATAAGAGATTCATGATAATCAATGGGATTGCTCAAGGCTTGCAGTATCTTCATGAAGAGTCTCAACTGAAGATAGTTCATCGGGACCTAAAAGCGAGCAACGTTCTGCTGGACTCTGACTTCAATCCGAAGATATCAGACTTTGGCTTAGCAAGACTATTTGGAAGTGACCAATCACAATATGTTACAAATCGTGTCGTTGGAACCTA TGGTTACATGGCACCTGAGTATGCTATGCGTGGGCATTACTCTATCAAATCAGATGTGTTTAGCTTTGGTGTTTTGATGTTAGAGATCGTCGCAGGAAGAAGGAACGGCGGCTCATATGGCTCTGAGCAACATGATCATCTCCTAAGTTTG GTGTGGGGACACTGGACCATGGGAACAGTTCTGGAGATAATGGATTCATCCTTGAGCGACCATCCTAGTGTGGACCAGATGTTGAAGTGCATCCATATAGGGCTTCTATGTGTTCAACACAACCCCGCGGATAGGCCCATGATGTCAACTGTGAATACCATGCTTAACAGCAGCACTGTGCCACGCCAAGCTCCATCCAGGCCAGCATTTTGCTTCCAAAAGAGTGGAACTTCGCAGTGCACAAGCAGGTCGGAAGTGTCAGCGAACGAAGTTACAATTACTGAACTTGAGGCAAGATAG
- the LOC120690388 gene encoding cysteine-rich receptor-like protein kinase 6, producing MATGAGAKHRHRVSFRLAAGLLLASLLAPLAAAQPPWWVCGNSGSYTKNSAYQSNLSQLSATLPTNASRDLFATAAVGAAPATVYALALCRGDSNASTCESCVSMAFPEAQQLCGFDEDVAVFYDDCSLRFSKHNFLVVDGSKANLTVIANQQTVSSPVEVFDAAVGKLLNATTSYAAMNSSRRFATGVEEGFGSSYPTIYGLVQCTPDMSPADCRSCLDDIIALTPQHLGGRRGGRIIGVRCNFRYELNKFFTGEPTLRLQTPLAPAPAPNVMPTVTTGGRTRNKMKVALAITLPVVALLLAITILCLCFLRRRLAREDAPSYPTKPEDIEGIGSLLLNLSTIRAATDNFADSNWVGEGGFGAVYKGVLPGGQEIAVKRFSQSSGQGIQELKNELVLIAKLQHKNLVRLVGVCLQEHEKLLVYEYMPNRSIDTILFDPEKSKELDWGRRFSIINGIARGLNYLHEDSQLKIIHRDLKASNVLLHSDYTPKISDFGLARLFGGDQSREATNSVVGTYGYMAPEYAMRGHYSIKSDVFSFGVLILEILTGRRSSGSYSFDESVDLISLVWEHWNTGTIMEIMDSSIRGNAPGDHMLKCIHIGLLCVQDNPVDRPAMSKVNVMLSSSTVSLQAPLKPEFFIPKSGTYSTLYSESYPRASKSTSDSVSQK from the exons ATGGCTACCGGGGCGGGGGCGAAGCACCGGCACCGCGTCTCCTTCCGCCTcgcggccggcctcctcctcgcctccctccTCGCGCCACTCGCTGCCGCCCAGCCGCCGTGGTGGGTCTGCGGGAACAGCGGCAGCTACACGAAGAACAGCGCATACCAGTCCAACCTCAGCCAGCTCTCTGCCACCCTCCCGACCAACGCCTCTCGGGACCTCTTCGCCAcggccgccgtcggcgccgccccGGCGACGGTCTACGCCCTTGCGCTCTGCCGTGGCGACTCCAACGCATCCACCTGCGAGTCCTGTGTCTCCATGGCCTTCCCGGAAGCACAGCAGCTGTGCGGCTTCGACGAGGACGTGGCCGTCTTCTACGACGACTGCAGTCTCCGCTTCTCCAAACACAACTTCCTCGTCGTCGATGGCAGCAAAGCCAACCTCACCGTGATCGCCAACCAGCAGACGGTGAGTTCGCCAGTGGAGGTGTTCGACGCCGCCGTCGGCAAACTGCTTAACGCCACCACCAGCTACGCGGCTATGAACTCGTCTCGGCGGTTCGCCACGGGGGTGGAGGAGGGCTTCGGTAGCAGCTACCCCACCATCTACGGGCTGGTGCAGTGCACGCCGGACATGTCGCCGGCGGACTGCCGAAGCTGCCTTGACGACATAATTGCCTTGACGCCGCAGCATCTCGGAGGGAGGCGGGGCGGCAGAATTATTGGGGTGAGGTGCAATTTTAGGTACGAGCTGAATAAATTCTTCACCGGAGAACCCACGCTGCGGCTGCAAACGCCAttagcgccggcgccggcgccaaaCGTGATGCCGACGGTGACCACAGGAG GAAGGACGAGAAATAAAATGAAGGTTGCTCTAGCAATTACATTACCTGTAGTTGCTCTACTGCTTGCTATCACTATATTATGTCTCTGCTTTTTGAGGAGAAGACTAGCAAGAGAGGATGCACCATCTT ATCCAACTAAACCTGAGGACATTGAAGGCATTGGTTCACTTCTTCTCAATCTATCGACAATACGTGCTGCAACTGATAACTTTGCTGACAGCAACTGGGTTGGCGAAGGAGGTTTTGGAGCAGTTTATAAG GGTGTACTTCCTGGTGGTCAAGAAATAGCTGTGAAGAGATTCTCACAGAGTTCAGGGCAAGGAATACAAGAGCTGAAAAATGAGCTTGTTTTGATCGCCAAGCTTCAACACAAGAATCTTGTTAGGCTTGTTGGTGTTTGCTTGCAAGAACATGAGAAACTGCTGGTGTATGAATACATGCCCAATAGAAGCATCGACACCATTCTTTTTG ATCCTGAGAAAAGTAAGGAGCTAGATTGGGGAAGGAGATTCAGCATAATAAATGGAATCGCTCGAGGCTTAAACTATCTTCATGAAGATTCCCAGTTGAAGATTATTCATCGAGACCTAAAAGCGAGCAATGTCCTTCTACACTCTGATTATACTCCTAAAATTTCAGACTTTGGCTTGGCTAGGCTATTTGGAGGGGATCAATCGCGGGAGGCTACAAATTCTGTAGTCGGAACTTA TGGATATATGGCACCAGAATATGCCATGCGTGGCCACTATTCAATAAAGTCAGATGTCTTCAGCTTTGGCgtcttgattttagaaatatTAACCGGAAGAAGAAGCAGTGGCTCCTATAGTTTTGATGAATCTGTTGATCTCATAAGTCTT GTATGGGAGCACTGGAACACGGGAACAATTATGGAGATCATGGATTCATCTATAAGAGGCAATGCTCCTGGAGACCATATGCTGAAGTGTATTCATATTGGGTTATTGTGTGTTCAGGATAACCCAGTGGATAGACCAGCGATGTCAAAAGTAAATGTCATGCTCAGCAGCAGCACTGTCTCTCTCCAGGCTCCATTGaagccagaatttttcattccaaaGAGCGGCACCTACTCAACTCTTTATTCGGAATCGTATCCTAGAGCGTCCAAATCCACCAGTGACTCAGTAAGTCAGAAGTAA
- the LOC120690406 gene encoding cysteine-rich receptor-like protein kinase 6, with protein MARHHLPLAVAIAVAVAALLAPRSASAYPWPVCGESSSFKPNSTFQANLDLLAATLPGNASASPRLYATAAAGAVPEQVWAMALCRGDTNATSCLSCLAQAFRDLPNDCTYDKDATMYYDPCILHYSDVHTLPGDDTGPALNTYAVNNNANVTSDPARFVSLLAALVNATAERAASDSARRFATGEADFDREFPKVYALAQCVPELTAAQCRKCLAGIVARDLPGFQSNIGGRVLGINCTYRYETAPFFNGPATVRLTTPGSGTPAAAGGGRRKYRVFAVVLAVVLPTLAALNLVFCFCFWRWRRPVARTKQSYPVYSGEAEDMETVDSMMIDASTLRAATGDFDESNKLGEGGFGAVYKGVLPDGDEIAVKRLSRSSTQGVEELKNELALVAKLKHKNLVRLVGVCLEQQERLLVYEFVPNRSLDLILFDSENERREQLNWDQRYRIINGIARGLQYLHEDSQLKVVHRDLKASNILLDANMNPKISDFGLARIFGRDQTQAVTNRVVGTYGYMAPEYLMRGNYSVKSDAFSFGVMVLEIVTGRKNNDGYDSQKSGDLLNTVWEHWEAGTATELVDPSMSGSFREGDVLRCIHIGLLCVQGDPAARPVMSSVVMMLGTDTVTLEAPSKPAFFARKSGINTTMSTDASV; from the exons ATGGCTCGCCACCAcctcccgctcgccgtcgccatcgccgtcgccgtcgccgcgctgctcgcccCGCGCTCCGCTTCGGCCTACCCGTGGCCGGTGTGCGGCGAGAGCAGCAGCTTCAAGCCCAACAGCACGTTCCAGGCCAACCtcgacctcctcgccgccacgcTGCCCGGGAACGCCTCGGCGTCCCCGCGCCTCTACGCCACCGCTGCCGCGGGCGCCGTCCCGGAGCAGGTCTGGGCCATGGCGCTCTGCCGCGGCGACACTAACGCCACCAGCTGCCTGAGCTGCCTCGCCCAGGCGTTCCGGGACCTGCCCAACGACTGCACCTACGACAAGGACGCTACCATGTACTACGATCCCTGCATCCTCCACTACTCCGACGTCCACACGCTCCCCGGCGACGACACCGGCCCGGCGCTCAACACCTACGCCGTCAACAACAACGCCAACGTCACGTCGGACCCCGCCCGGTTCGTCAGCCTCCTGGCCGCCCTCGTCAACGCCACCGCCGAGCGCGCCGCCAGCGACTCCGCGCGGCGGTTCGCCACCGGGGAGGCCGACTTCGACCGGGAGTTCCCCAAGGTGTACGCGCTGGCGCAGTGCGTGCCGgagctcacggcggcgcagtgcCGGAAGTGCCTCGCCGGGATCGTGGCGAGGGACCTGCCGGGGTTCCAGAGCAACATCGGAGGCAGGGTGCTGGGGATCAACTGCACCTACCGCTACGAGACCGCGCCCTTCTTCAACGGGCCGGCGACGGTGCGCCTGACGACACCGGGCTCcggaacgccggcggcggccggaggag GGAGGAGAAAGTACAGAGTGTTCGCTGTGGTTCTTGCAGTTGTTCTGCCGACTCTAGCAGCCCTGAACCTTGTGTTCTGCTTCTGTTtctggaggtggcggcggccagtTGCACGGACAAAGCAGTCAT ACCCCGTGTATTCAGGCGAAGCAGAGGACATGGAAACGGTGGACTCGATGATGATCGACGCCTCCACGCTGCGAGCCGCGACAGGGGATTTCGACGAGAGCAACAAGCTCGGAGAAGGCGGCTTCGGAGCGGTGTACAAG GGTGTCCTCCCCGACGGCGACGAAATAGCTGTGAAGCGGCTGTCGAGGAGCTCAACGCAGGGAGTGGAGGAGCTGAAGAACGAGCTCGCCCTGGTGGCCAAGCTCAAGCACAAGAACCTCGTCAGGCTCGTCGGCGTCTGCCTGGAGCAGCAGGAGCGGCTGCTCGTCTACGAGTTCGTCCCCAACCGGAGCCTCGACCTCATCCTCTTCG ACTCTGAGAATGAGAGACGTGAGCAGCTTAATTGGGACCAGAGGTACAGGATCATAAACGGCATCGCTCGGGGTCTGCAGTACCTCCACGAAGACTCCCAGCTCAAAGTTGTCCACCGTGACCTTAAGGCCAGCAACATCCTGCTGGACGCGAACATGAACCCCAAGATCTCGGACTTCGGCCTCGCGAGGATCTTCGGCCGAGACCAGACTCAGGCCGTCACCAACCGTGTCGTTGGCACCTA TGGGTACATGGCACCAGAGTACCTGATGCGGGGGAACTACTCCGTGAAATCAGACGCGTTCAGTTTCGGCGTCATGGTGCTAGAGATCGTCACGGGGAGGAAGAACAACGATGGCTACGACTCCCAGAAGTCCGGGGACCTCTTGAACACC GTATGGGAGCACTGGGAGGCCGGGACGGCGACGGAGCTGGTAGACCCGAGCATGAGCGGCAGCTTCCGGGAAGGTGACGTGCTGAGGTGCATCCACATTGGGCTGCTGTGCGTCCAGGGAGACCCGGCTGCCCGGCCGGTGATGTCGTCGGTCGTGATGATGCTCGGAACGGACACCGTCACCCTCGAAGCACCATCCAAGCCAGCGTTCTTCGCCAGGAAAAGCGGCATCAACACGACCATGTCGACTGATGCGTCGGTTTAG